In Arachis hypogaea cultivar Tifrunner chromosome 2, arahy.Tifrunner.gnm2.J5K5, whole genome shotgun sequence, a genomic segment contains:
- the LOC112732631 gene encoding putative disease resistance RPP13-like protein 1, which translates to MAGALVGGAFLSGFINVLFDRFLTTDAVNLVLGKKLGPDLVERLKISLHAAEVLVDDAEYKQLGNEHVRDWLNSLRDAVYVADDLLDAVLTKAATQKETEVSSFLNPINFFINRDREMVDKMEGVVRRIEYLEKQKDFLGLEKSTKKNFLSWRIPSTSLVEGNILGREKDQKEIIKILDDNREYQLSVIPIVGIGGVGKTTLAQWVFNNEDLMKGFQVKEWVCISEDFNIVEVTKNVIGQTARNVDDFNSLQLILKEKLSQTKFFIVLDDVWSDDGDVWKKFKTPFQYGAKGSTILITTRVKEVASIVQTCPPYILNELSEDCCWSVFANNACFPESNGSPRLEEIGRKIVNKCKGLPLAAETLGRMLRMKDDVNEWEALLMSDIWDFSVKNSKIIPALLISYFHLPAHLKRCFIYCALYPKDYLFDKDKLILLWMAEDLLRAPKRGESLEEVGCKCFEELASRLFFKPHEYSSESFVMHDLLHDLALFLAGDFYCSFEELGDVDNMSDRTRHLSYKKLSHLSSKHFDSISKVESLRTLLLINLFPHSCKADVETSCILISKLKRLRVLSFLRFERFEALPDSIGELTYLRYLDLSRTSIRTLPESLCDLYNLQTLKLNGCSCLTMLPNGMHKLVNLRHLDIWGTSLEGMPGGMNKLKHLHFLSFFMVGKHDDNTIQELEGLLNLHGSFEIKKLENVVDVKEARRAKILDKKHIECLLLEWSSGDDMVSDTQTERDILNSLQPHNGLKKLKIKGYKGTIFPDWLGFCSYNNMTSVSLESCKNCCMLPSLGQLPSLKSLRIRGFDQLRSIGDEFYKNEGDHHSSPIAPFPLLESLEFDNLPCWDVWHLSESETFPQLRKLEIRYCPMLKGHMLNHVFLRMFSSLLDVSNVRKLDILEDDKKRSQKMLDNGETLSIRGCKYILEYAFKATIVHHLTSLQELQISGCLSAVSFPGNCITKSLQKLKILNSSKLEFPQQEQKYDLVELKIENSCDSLTSFSLDAFPNLKNLEISWCWNLESVSMSERPHAALQRLTIHQCSKFVSFPREGVDAPNLTHFNVTGCSKLEALPCHMNSLLPNLQSLNIRDCQKMCRLPEGGLPPNLKELTIGKQWKVLSTMGNSDALTHLSIYDCDWYNKSTRSFPEVGLLPPLPSLTTLCLYYFPNLETLECIELLRLTSLQQLSIMSCPKLENMVGEKLPPSLSLLQIKGCPLLGEHCNNKHQLIWPKISHIPNIQVHRKQFF; encoded by the coding sequence ATGGCTGGTGCACTTGTTGGTGGAGCTTTCCTTTCTGGCTTCATTAACGTTCTATTTGACAGGTTCCTTACAACTGATGCGGTCAACTTGGttttgggcaagaagcttggccCTGACTTGGTTGAAAGGCTGAAGATCTCTCTGCATGCTGCTGAAGTTCTGGTTGATGATGCTGAGTACAAGCAACTTGGCAATGAACATGTGAGGGATTGGCTCAACAGTCTGAGGGATGCTGTTTATGTGGCTGATGACTTGCTGGATGCTGTCCTCACCAAAGCCGCCACTCAAAAGGAAACGGAGGTAAGTTCTTTCCTCAACCCCATTAACTTCTTCATCAACCGGGATAGGGAGATGGTAGATAAGATGGAAGGGGTGGTTAGAAGAATAGAGTAtcttgaaaaacaaaaagatttccTTGGTCTTGAGAAGAGTACCAAGAAGAACTTCTTGTCATGGAGAATTCCATCCACATCTCTGGTGGAAGGTAATATCCTTGGCAGGGAAAAGGACcaaaaggaaatcatcaagataTTAGATGATAATAGAGAATATCAGTTGTCTGTGATTCCCATTGTGGGCATAGGTGGGGTTGGCAAAACAACTTTAGCACAGTGGGTGTTTAATAATGAAGACTTGATGAAAGGATTTCAAGTCAAAGAATGGGTTTGTATCTCTGAAGACTTCAATATTGTTGAGGTTACAAAGAATGTTATAGGCCAAACTGCTCGTAATGTTGATGATTTCAATTCACTTCAACTCATATTGAAGGAAAAGTTGTCACAAACGAAGTTTTTTAttgtgttggatgatgtttgGAGTGATGATGGTGATGTCTGGAAGAAATTTAAAACCCCATTTCAATATGGAGCCAAGGGAAGTACAATTCTTATAACAACTCGTGTCAAAGAAGTTGCTTCCATTGTCCAAACTTGTCCCCCCTACATTCTGAATGAGTTGTCTGAAGATTGTTGCTGGTCAGTGTTCGCAAACAACGCTTGTTTTCCAGAATCAAATGGGAGTCCAAGACTAGAAGAAATTGGTAGAAAGATTGTCAACAAGTGTAAGGGGCTACCACTAGCTGCAGAAACACTTGGACGTATGTTGCGAATGAAGGACGACGTTAATGAATGGGAAGCTTTACTAATGAGTGATATTTGGGATTTTTCTGTGAAAAACAGTAAAATTATTCCAGCATTGTTAATTAGTTACTTCCATCTTCCTGCACATTTAAAGCGTTGTTTTATTTATTGTGCATTGTATCCGAAAGATTATCTTTTTGATAAAGATAAACTAATCTTGCTGTGGATGGCTGAAGATCTTTTAAGGGCAccaaagagaggagagagtttAGAAGAAGTTGGCTGCAAATGTTTTGAAGAATTAGCTTCCAGATTATTTTTTAAACCACATGAGTATTCATCTGAGAGTTTTGTTATGCATGACCTTTTACATGATTTAGCATTGTTCcttgctggagacttctattgtAGTTTTGAAGAGCTTGGTGATGTGGACAATATGTCTGACCGAACTCGTCATTTATCCTATAAAAAATTGAGTCATTTGTCCTCAAAACATTTTGATTCCATAAGTAAAGTTGAATCTTTGAGAACATTATTGCTCATCAATTTATTTCCTCACTCATGCAAGGCAGATGTTGAAACATCGTGTATCCTAATATCAAAGCTCAAAAGATTGAGAGTTTTGTCATTTCTCAGGTTTGAAAGATTCGAAGCATTACCTGATTCAATAGGTGAATTAACCTACTTGCGTTACTTGGATCTCTCTAGAACAAGCATTAGGACACTACCAGAATCATTGTGTGATTTGTACAATCTACAAACACTGAAGTTGAATGGGTGTTCTTGTTTGACTATGCTACCTAATGGCATGCATAAGCTTGTGAATTTGCGACATCTTGACATTTGGGGAACTTCTTTGGAAGGAATGCCGGGAGGCATGAACAAATTGAAACACTTGCACTTTCTAAGCTTCTTTATGGTGGGCAAGCATGACGACAATACAATCCAAGAGTTAGAAGGGCTTTTAAATCTTCATGGTTCATTTGAGATTAAGAAATTAGAGAATGTTGTTGATGTGAAAGAAGCAAGGAGGGCGAAGATATTGGATAAGAAGCACATTGAGTGCTTATTGTTGGAATGGTCTTCAGGTGATGATATGGTTTCAGACACACAAACTGAAAGAGATATACTCAACAGCTTGCAACCACACAATGGCTTGAAAAAGTTGAAAATCAAGGGATACAAGGGTACAATATTTCCAGATTGGTTGGGATTCTGTTCCTACAACAATATGACAAGTGTATCTCTAGAGTCTTGCAAGAATTGCTGCATGCTGCCTTCACTTGGACAGCTGCCATCTCTTAAGTCCCTGAGGATTCGAGGTTTCGATCAGCTGAGGAGTATTGGCGACGAGTTTTACAAGAATGAAGGTGATCATCATTCTTCGCCTATTGCACCGTTTCCCTTACTGGAGAGTTTGGAGTTTGATAACTTGCCATGTTGGGATGTGTGGCACTTATCTGAGTCAGAAACTTTTCCTCAACTCAGGAAGCTTGAAATAAGATATTGTCCAATGTTAAAGGGACATATGCTTAACCATGTATTCTTGAGAATGTTTTCTTCTTTATTAGATGTTTCAAATGTTCGCAAACTAGATATACTGGAAGATGATAAAAAAAGGTCTCAAAAGATGTTAGATAATGGGGAAACTTTATCAATTAGGGGATGTAAATACATATTGGAGTATGCATTTAAGGCAACCATCGTCCACCATCTAACTTCCCTCCAAGAACTACAAATCTCAGGGTGTTTGTCTGCTGTGTCCTTTCCAGGCAATTGTATAACCAAATCTTTGCAAAAGCTGAAAATCTTGAATAGCAGCAAACTGGAATTCCCCCAGCAAGAGCAGAAGTATGATTTGGTAGaactaaaaattgaaaacagcTGTGATTCACTGACCTCCTTCTCATTGGATGCCTTTCCCAACCTTAAGAATCTTGAGATATCATGGTGTTGGAATCTGGAATCAGTTTCAATGTCAGAGCGACCGCACGCTGCTCTTCAACGTCTCACCATCCATCAATGCTCCAAATTTGTGTCATTTCCAAGAGAAGGAGTAGATGCACCCAACTTGACTCATTTCAATGTCACTGGCTGCTCAAAGTTGGAGGCATTGCCATGTCACATGAATTCTCTTCTTCCAAATTTACAGTCTCTCAACATAAGAGATTGCCAGAAAATGTGTAGATTGCCAGAGGGTGGTTTGCCACCTAACTTGAAAGAGCTTACTATCGGGAAACAATGGAAGGTTCTATCAACAATGGGCAATTCTGATGCCCTCACTCATCTTTCCATCTATGATTGTGATTGGTATAATAAAAGCACAAGGTCATTCCCAGAGGTTGGTTTGCTGCCTCCTCTTCCTTCCCTCACCACTCTGTGTCTCTATTACTTTCCAAATCTGGAGACATTGGAGTGCATTGAGCTTCTCCGCCTCACCTCCCTCCAACAATTGTCAATTATGTCGTGTCCGAAGCTGGAGAATATGGTAGGAGAAAAGCTGCCTCCCTCTCTGTCACTACTTCAAATTAAAGGCTGTCCTTTGCTTGGAGAACACTGCAACAACAAGCATCAactaatttggcccaaaatttcaCACATTCCCAACATTCAAGTCCATCGCAAACAATTTTTCTGA